In Comamonas sp. lk, the following proteins share a genomic window:
- a CDS encoding MotA/TolQ/ExbB proton channel family protein, whose protein sequence is MSAGLWQWLAQGDSVTRGTAAVMLIMSVLSWVVILYKLWFMTVARRCIPQAMEAFWQMPDIAQAQARVQVLDRQALVLPMVNTLSADTARPQTTSAPRPLAERADAGLRLMRGLRAALGSASRQLQWGQTLLATIGATAPFVGLLGTVWGIHHALAVLAGTGQVGIEQLAGPVGEALVMTAAGLAVALPAVLAYNLMGRSASTLEALLEGFAHDLQAQFGAGAS, encoded by the coding sequence ATGTCTGCAGGACTTTGGCAATGGCTGGCCCAGGGCGACTCCGTCACCCGTGGCACGGCGGCGGTAATGCTGATCATGTCGGTACTCAGCTGGGTCGTCATCCTCTACAAGCTCTGGTTCATGACAGTTGCCCGCCGCTGCATCCCCCAGGCCATGGAAGCTTTCTGGCAGATGCCCGACATCGCCCAGGCCCAGGCCCGCGTCCAAGTGCTGGACAGGCAGGCTCTGGTGCTGCCCATGGTCAACACCCTGTCGGCTGACACTGCCAGGCCCCAGACGACATCGGCACCGCGCCCGCTGGCTGAGCGCGCCGATGCCGGCCTGCGGTTGATGCGCGGCTTGCGCGCGGCTCTGGGCTCGGCCTCACGCCAGTTGCAGTGGGGCCAGACCTTGCTGGCAACCATAGGCGCGACGGCCCCGTTTGTAGGCCTGCTGGGCACGGTCTGGGGCATTCACCATGCGCTGGCCGTGCTGGCAGGTACCGGCCAGGTCGGGATCGAGCAACTGGCCGGTCCCGTGGGCGAAGCGCTGGTGATGACTGCCGCAGGCCTGGCCGTGGCCCTGCCCGCCGTGCTGGCCTACAACCTCATGGGCCGCTCGGCCAGCACGCTGGAGGCTTTGCTGGAAGGTTTTGCCCACGACCTGCAGGCGCAATTCGGGGCAGGCGCTTCATAA
- a CDS encoding TSUP family transporter, whose translation MHIVFFLALVALATFCQNLTGFAFGLIFVGIAGATHLLSISDAANVACLLSLVNGVSYLRVHRFTPQWDLLKPMLLSSVIGVVGGVVLLHWLSGNALNGLRMLLGLAIVLCALLLLLQKQAQAQLSGSTSLWLAGLSSGVLGGLFATPGPPMVYHLYRQPFDRLLVRHCLFSMFITCALLRLVMVAADGQITMPVLLWSSMAFPVVTLVTWVCAKYPPAIPRRIVEWMVCSLLILSGVSLLVSGWQAGEPEPVVPDNETASLPVPSHLAAARLTAPVSTP comes from the coding sequence ATGCACATTGTTTTTTTCCTGGCCCTGGTCGCTCTGGCCACGTTCTGCCAGAACCTGACCGGCTTTGCCTTCGGGCTGATTTTTGTCGGCATCGCCGGCGCCACGCACTTGTTGAGCATCAGCGATGCGGCCAACGTGGCCTGTCTGCTGTCCCTGGTCAATGGCGTGAGCTATCTGCGCGTGCACCGCTTCACGCCCCAGTGGGATCTGCTCAAACCCATGCTGCTCAGCAGTGTGATCGGCGTGGTGGGCGGCGTGGTGTTACTGCACTGGCTCAGCGGCAATGCACTGAACGGCTTGCGCATGCTGCTGGGCCTGGCCATTGTGTTGTGCGCCCTGCTGCTGTTGCTGCAAAAACAGGCACAAGCCCAGTTGTCGGGCAGCACCTCGCTGTGGTTGGCCGGCCTGTCCTCCGGCGTGCTGGGCGGCCTGTTCGCCACCCCGGGCCCGCCCATGGTCTATCACCTGTATCGCCAGCCCTTCGACCGCCTGCTGGTGCGCCACTGCCTGTTTTCCATGTTTATCACCTGCGCTCTGCTGCGCCTGGTCATGGTGGCCGCCGACGGGCAGATCACCATGCCGGTGCTGCTGTGGTCAAGCATGGCTTTTCCCGTGGTCACGCTGGTGACCTGGGTCTGCGCCAAATATCCGCCCGCCATTCCCAGGCGGATAGTGGAGTGGATGGTCTGCAGCCTGCTGATTCTCTCGGGAGTGAGTCTGCTGGTTTCCGGCTGGCAGGCGGGCGAGCCCGAGCCGGTGGTGCCGGACAACGAGACCGCCAGCCTGCCCGTGCCATCCCATCTGGCCGCCGCCAGGCTGACGGCACCGGTCTCCACGCCGTAG
- a CDS encoding aspartate ammonia-lyase: MRQEHDFIGIKTIPPDAYWGVHSARAVENFPITGHSVAQMPELIRAFAFVKKAAALANLQFAAINLKQATAISQACDDLIAGKLHEQFVVDVIQGGAGTSTNMNANEVIANRALEHLGLPKGSYDVIHPNDHVNASQSTNDAYPTAVKLATYAGIQKLMIALAELRAAFEAKASEFAHILKIGRTQLQDAVPMTLGQEFAAFAAMIADDEKRLRESAYLMTEVNMGGTAIGTGINAPVGYTDAVVKALAEISGVPVTKAGNLIAATGDTGAFADISGILKRVAVKLSKISNDLRLLSSGPQAGVGDIKLPARQAGSSIMPGKVNPVIPEVMNQVCFEVIGNDAAITMAVEAGQLQLNAFEPLMAWALHKSLTHLCSACKTLQVNCVEGIVANQGLLDERIAESVTLVTALNPLIGYEKAAQIAKTAIANGKRIALVAEELGIMREAEMKKLLVADKLTQAGALTAA, from the coding sequence ATGCGTCAAGAACACGACTTCATCGGCATCAAAACCATCCCTCCCGACGCCTACTGGGGCGTTCATTCCGCACGCGCAGTGGAGAACTTCCCCATCACCGGTCACTCGGTTGCCCAAATGCCCGAGTTGATTCGCGCTTTTGCCTTTGTCAAAAAGGCTGCGGCACTGGCCAATCTGCAGTTTGCCGCCATCAATCTCAAACAAGCCACCGCCATCTCCCAAGCCTGTGACGATCTGATTGCCGGCAAGCTGCACGAGCAGTTCGTGGTCGATGTGATTCAGGGCGGCGCTGGCACCTCCACGAATATGAACGCCAATGAGGTGATCGCCAATCGTGCCCTCGAGCACCTGGGATTGCCCAAAGGCAGCTACGACGTGATTCACCCCAACGATCATGTCAATGCCTCGCAAAGCACCAATGATGCCTATCCCACGGCCGTCAAGCTTGCCACCTATGCTGGCATTCAGAAGCTGATGATCGCCCTGGCCGAGCTGCGTGCCGCTTTTGAAGCCAAGGCCAGCGAATTCGCCCACATTCTCAAGATCGGCCGCACACAATTACAAGATGCCGTGCCCATGACTCTGGGCCAGGAATTCGCCGCCTTTGCCGCCATGATCGCTGACGATGAAAAGCGCCTGCGCGAATCCGCTTATCTGATGACTGAGGTGAACATGGGCGGCACCGCCATTGGCACCGGCATCAATGCGCCTGTGGGCTACACGGATGCTGTGGTGAAAGCTCTGGCAGAAATCTCAGGCGTGCCTGTCACCAAGGCGGGCAACCTGATCGCAGCCACCGGCGATACCGGTGCTTTTGCCGATATTTCCGGCATCTTGAAGCGTGTGGCGGTCAAACTCTCCAAGATCAGCAATGACCTGCGTTTGCTGTCCTCCGGTCCGCAGGCCGGCGTTGGCGACATCAAGCTGCCGGCTCGCCAGGCCGGTTCGTCCATCATGCCGGGCAAGGTCAATCCCGTGATTCCCGAGGTGATGAACCAGGTCTGCTTTGAGGTGATAGGCAACGACGCAGCCATCACCATGGCCGTCGAAGCAGGGCAGTTGCAGCTCAATGCCTTTGAACCGCTGATGGCCTGGGCGCTGCACAAAAGCCTGACCCATCTGTGCAGCGCCTGCAAGACGCTGCAGGTGAACTGTGTGGAAGGCATTGTGGCGAACCAGGGCCTGCTGGATGAGCGCATCGCCGAATCGGTGACGCTGGTGACGGCGCTGAACCCGTTGATCGGTTACGAAAAAGCGGCTCAGATCGCCAAGACCGCGATTGCCAACGGCAAGCGAATCGCTCTGGTGGCTGAGGAGCTGGGCATCATGAGAGAGGCCGAGATGAAAAAGCTGCTGGTCGCCGACAAGCTGACACAGGCAGGTGCGTTGACTGCGGCTTGA
- the gap gene encoding type I glyceraldehyde-3-phosphate dehydrogenase, which yields MTIKVGINGFGRIGRNVLRSAVQNFSDIEIVGINDLLEPDYLAYMLKYDSVHGRFDGEVSVEGNTLVVNGKKIRLTQERDPAALKWNEVGADIVIESTGLFLTKETAQKHIDAGAKKVILSAPSKDDTPMFVFGVNHETYKGEAIISNASCTTNCLAPVAKVLNDKWGIKRGLMTTVHAATATQKTVDGPSNKDWRGGRGILENIIPSSTGAAKAVGVVIPELNKKLTGMSFRVPTSDVSVVDLTVELNSEATYEEICAEMKAQSQGALKGVLGYTEDKVVATDFRGETCTSVFDAEAGIALDKTFVKVVSWYDNEWGYSNKCLEMVRVAAAK from the coding sequence ATGACGATCAAGGTAGGCATCAACGGTTTTGGCCGCATCGGCCGCAACGTGCTGCGCTCTGCAGTGCAAAACTTCTCGGACATCGAAATCGTCGGCATCAACGACTTGCTCGAGCCCGACTACCTGGCTTACATGCTGAAGTACGACAGCGTGCACGGCCGTTTTGACGGCGAAGTTTCGGTTGAAGGCAACACCCTGGTCGTCAACGGCAAGAAGATCCGCCTGACCCAAGAGCGCGACCCCGCAGCTCTGAAGTGGAACGAAGTCGGCGCCGACATCGTGATCGAATCCACCGGCCTGTTCCTGACCAAGGAAACCGCCCAGAAGCACATCGACGCTGGCGCCAAGAAGGTGATTCTGTCGGCTCCTTCCAAGGACGACACTCCCATGTTCGTGTTCGGCGTGAACCACGAAACTTACAAGGGCGAAGCCATCATCTCCAACGCTTCGTGCACCACCAACTGCCTGGCTCCCGTGGCCAAGGTGCTGAACGACAAGTGGGGCATCAAGCGCGGCCTGATGACTACCGTGCACGCTGCCACTGCCACGCAAAAGACCGTGGACGGTCCTTCCAACAAGGACTGGCGCGGCGGCCGCGGCATTCTGGAAAACATCATTCCTTCCAGCACTGGCGCAGCCAAGGCCGTGGGCGTGGTGATTCCCGAGCTGAACAAGAAGCTGACCGGCATGTCCTTCCGCGTGCCTACGTCTGACGTGTCCGTGGTCGATCTGACCGTGGAACTGAACAGCGAAGCCACTTACGAAGAAATCTGCGCCGAAATGAAGGCCCAGTCCCAAGGCGCTCTGAAGGGCGTGCTGGGCTACACCGAAGACAAGGTGGTTGCCACCGACTTCCGTGGTGAGACCTGCACTTCCGTGTTCGATGCCGAAGCCGGTATCGCCCTGGACAAGACTTTCGTGAAGGTCGTGTCCTGGTACGACAACGAATGGGGCTACTCCAACAAGTGCCTGGAAATGGTGCGCGTGGCCGCTGCCAAGTAA
- the dapB gene encoding 4-hydroxy-tetrahydrodipicolinate reductase, translating to MTASTANSSSARQRVAVAGASGRMGRMLIEAILNSQDCELAAALDIAESPAIGTDPSAFLGRPSGLKIESDLRSALSKADCLIDFPRPEGTLEHLAVAAELGVKVVIGTTGFSDEQKNQLAAFAQKTAIVFSPNMSVGVNVTFKLLEMAAKALQNSGYDIEIVEAHHKHKVDAPSGTALKMGEVIAEAQGTNLADRAVYERYGHTGERVENSIGFATVRGGDIVGDHTVLFAGTGDRIEIAHKSSSRAGYAAGSLRAVGYLADKKTGQYDMYDVLNLR from the coding sequence ATGACTGCATCCACCGCCAATTCTTCCTCCGCCCGCCAGCGCGTTGCCGTGGCAGGCGCCTCGGGCCGCATGGGCCGCATGCTGATCGAAGCCATTCTGAACAGCCAGGACTGCGAGCTGGCCGCTGCGCTGGATATTGCAGAAAGCCCCGCCATCGGCACCGATCCTTCCGCCTTCCTGGGCCGCCCCAGCGGACTGAAGATCGAAAGCGATCTACGCTCTGCCCTCTCCAAGGCCGACTGCCTGATCGACTTCCCCCGCCCCGAAGGCACGCTGGAACATCTGGCGGTGGCCGCCGAGCTGGGTGTCAAAGTCGTCATCGGCACCACGGGCTTCAGCGATGAGCAAAAAAACCAGCTCGCCGCCTTTGCCCAAAAGACCGCCATCGTGTTCTCGCCCAATATGAGCGTGGGCGTGAACGTGACCTTCAAGCTGCTGGAAATGGCCGCAAAGGCACTGCAAAACAGCGGCTACGACATCGAAATCGTGGAAGCCCATCACAAGCACAAGGTGGATGCGCCTTCGGGCACGGCGCTGAAGATGGGTGAAGTGATCGCCGAAGCCCAGGGCACGAATCTGGCCGACCGCGCCGTATACGAGCGCTACGGCCACACCGGCGAGCGCGTGGAAAACAGCATCGGCTTTGCCACCGTGCGGGGCGGCGACATCGTGGGCGACCACACCGTGCTGTTTGCCGGCACCGGCGATCGCATCGAGATCGCACACAAGTCCAGCAGTCGCGCAGGCTATGCCGCAGGCAGCCTGCGTGCCGTGGGTTACCTGGCCGACAAGAAGACCGGTCAGTACGATATGTACGACGTGCTGAACCTGCGTTGA
- the tkt gene encoding transketolase — MANTQQMANAIRALAMDAVQQANSGHPGAPMGMADMAVALWSRHLQHNPVNPHWANRDRFILSNGHGSMLIYGLLHLSGYNLPIEELKNFRQLHSKTAGHPEVGVTPGVETTTGPLGQGITNAVGFALAEKLLAAEFNKTEGKVQHDIVDHHTFVFLGDGCLMEGISHEAAALAGAWKLNKLIALWDDNGISIDGKVAPWFGDNTPARFEAYGWNVIKGVDGHNVDAVDAAIAAAKQSADKPTLICCKTHIGKGSPNRQDTAKAHGEPLGAEEIALTRAALGWTAAPFEIPADVYADWDAKDQGAKTEAAWNEKFAAYAKAFPELAANFPRRMAGDLPANFLETAAKIASDAHDAGATVASRKASQLALEGLTAALPELLGGSADLTGSNLTNTKSTPAFRVDDKGAVVKTEEGQIGRHINYGVREFGMAAIMNGVALHGGYIPYGGTFLTFSDYSRNAIRMAALMKQRVIHVFTHDSIGLGEDGPTHQSIEHAASLRLIPGLDVWRPADTTETAVAWTVALSQKNKPTAMLLSRQNLAYAAKSEDALDNIACGAYVLSEPKDIGFKKKAQAVIIATGSEVQLAIAAQKLLAERKIAVRVVSMPSTTTFDKQDVKYKKAVLPAGLPRVAVEMGVTDFWWKYGCAAVVGIDSYGESAPAPVLFKHFGFTAENVADTVQVALQNAGK; from the coding sequence ATGGCCAACACTCAACAAATGGCGAATGCAATCCGTGCACTCGCAATGGATGCCGTTCAACAAGCCAATTCCGGCCACCCCGGCGCCCCCATGGGCATGGCCGACATGGCGGTTGCGCTGTGGAGCCGCCACCTCCAGCACAATCCCGTGAACCCGCACTGGGCTAACCGCGACCGATTCATTCTGTCGAACGGCCACGGCTCCATGCTGATTTACGGTCTGCTGCACCTCTCGGGCTACAACCTGCCCATCGAAGAGCTGAAGAACTTCCGCCAGCTGCACAGCAAGACCGCCGGTCACCCCGAAGTGGGCGTGACTCCCGGCGTGGAAACCACCACCGGCCCTCTGGGCCAGGGCATCACCAATGCCGTGGGCTTTGCCCTGGCTGAAAAGCTGCTGGCTGCCGAGTTCAACAAGACCGAAGGCAAGGTTCAGCACGACATCGTGGATCACCACACCTTCGTGTTCCTGGGCGACGGTTGCCTGATGGAAGGCATCTCGCACGAAGCCGCCGCTCTGGCTGGCGCCTGGAAGCTGAACAAGCTGATCGCCCTGTGGGACGACAATGGCATCTCCATCGACGGCAAGGTCGCTCCCTGGTTTGGCGACAACACGCCCGCCCGTTTTGAAGCCTACGGCTGGAACGTGATCAAGGGCGTGGACGGCCACAACGTGGACGCTGTGGACGCTGCCATCGCCGCCGCCAAGCAAAGCGCCGACAAGCCCACGCTGATCTGCTGCAAGACCCACATCGGTAAGGGCTCGCCCAACCGCCAGGACACCGCCAAGGCCCACGGCGAACCTCTGGGTGCCGAAGAAATCGCGCTGACCCGCGCTGCGCTGGGCTGGACCGCCGCTCCCTTCGAAATCCCTGCCGACGTGTACGCCGACTGGGATGCCAAGGACCAGGGTGCCAAGACGGAAGCCGCCTGGAACGAGAAGTTCGCCGCTTACGCCAAGGCCTTCCCCGAACTGGCTGCCAACTTCCCCCGCCGCATGGCCGGTGATCTGCCTGCCAACTTCCTGGAAACCGCCGCCAAGATCGCTTCCGACGCCCATGACGCCGGCGCCACCGTGGCCAGCCGCAAGGCCAGCCAGCTGGCCCTGGAAGGACTGACGGCAGCTTTGCCCGAACTGCTGGGCGGCTCTGCCGACCTGACCGGCTCCAACCTGACCAACACCAAGTCCACCCCCGCTTTCCGCGTGGATGACAAGGGTGCTGTGGTCAAGACCGAAGAAGGCCAGATCGGCCGCCACATCAACTATGGTGTGCGCGAGTTCGGCATGGCTGCCATCATGAACGGTGTGGCGCTGCACGGCGGCTACATCCCTTACGGCGGCACTTTCCTGACCTTCTCCGACTACAGCCGCAACGCCATCCGCATGGCCGCGCTGATGAAGCAGCGCGTGATCCATGTGTTCACGCATGACTCCATCGGTCTGGGTGAAGACGGTCCTACCCACCAGTCCATCGAGCACGCGGCTTCGCTGCGCCTGATCCCTGGTCTGGACGTGTGGCGTCCCGCCGACACCACGGAAACCGCCGTGGCCTGGACCGTGGCTCTGAGCCAGAAGAACAAGCCCACCGCCATGCTGCTGAGCCGCCAGAACCTGGCCTATGCAGCCAAGAGCGAAGACGCGCTGGACAACATCGCCTGCGGCGCCTACGTGCTGAGCGAGCCCAAGGACATCGGCTTCAAGAAGAAGGCCCAGGCGGTCATCATCGCCACCGGTTCCGAAGTGCAACTGGCTATCGCTGCCCAGAAGCTGCTGGCCGAGCGCAAGATCGCCGTGCGCGTGGTCTCCATGCCCAGCACCACGACCTTCGACAAGCAGGACGTGAAGTACAAGAAGGCCGTGCTGCCCGCAGGTCTGCCCCGCGTGGCCGTGGAAATGGGCGTGACCGACTTCTGGTGGAAGTACGGCTGCGCTGCCGTGGTCGGTATCGACTCCTACGGCGAATCGGCTCCTGCTCCCGTGCTGTTCAAGCACTTCGGCTTCACCGCCGAGAATGTTGCCGACACCGTGCAGGTCGCTCTGCAGAACGCTGGCAAGTAA
- a CDS encoding OsmC family protein, whose translation MVHSAHAQSTDTSYRVTLTDPQGHAWYVDEPQEHGGADSAPNPIQLLLSALAACTTVTLQMYADRKQWPLTGVEVDVQLNPDGNPASGNLLKRRVTLRGELDEEQRQRLLQVANACPVHKLLQGEIHIPTELA comes from the coding sequence ATGGTCCATAGCGCACATGCACAAAGCACCGACACCTCTTACCGTGTCACTCTCACCGATCCGCAGGGCCATGCCTGGTATGTGGATGAGCCGCAAGAGCATGGCGGCGCAGATTCGGCCCCCAATCCCATACAGCTGCTGCTGTCCGCTCTGGCGGCATGCACCACCGTCACGTTGCAGATGTATGCGGACCGCAAACAGTGGCCGCTAACGGGTGTGGAGGTGGATGTGCAGCTCAACCCCGATGGCAACCCCGCTTCGGGCAATCTGCTCAAGCGCCGCGTGACGCTGCGAGGTGAGCTGGATGAAGAGCAGCGTCAGAGACTGCTGCAGGTAGCCAATGCCTGCCCGGTGCACAAGCTGCTGCAAGGAGAGATCCATATTCCAACCGAGCTGGCCTAG
- a CDS encoding HPF/RaiA family ribosome-associated protein, protein MQVQVHADDSIQGGDSLAQWAQEEINAKMARLKEYVVRVEVFLTGVDALKTTGGPGKRCVLETRATGRPPIAVNAEAEKVKDAFSAAIEKLRRAVETDLGKVKDKNLRESVRGVDDPSAENTAVA, encoded by the coding sequence ATGCAAGTACAGGTTCATGCCGACGATTCCATCCAAGGTGGAGATTCTTTGGCTCAATGGGCGCAGGAGGAGATCAACGCCAAGATGGCCCGCCTGAAAGAGTATGTAGTGCGCGTAGAGGTTTTCCTCACCGGCGTTGACGCCCTCAAGACCACGGGCGGCCCAGGCAAGCGCTGCGTGCTTGAAACCCGGGCTACAGGCCGCCCCCCCATTGCCGTGAACGCAGAAGCGGAAAAGGTCAAGGATGCTTTTAGTGCCGCCATTGAAAAGCTGCGCCGTGCCGTAGAAACCGATCTAGGCAAGGTCAAGGACAAAAATTTGCGCGAGAGCGTACGTGGCGTGGATGACCCCAGTGCGGAGAACACGGCAGTCGCGTGA
- a CDS encoding pirin family protein, which translates to MSTPATSLQRLPTRIADVGGIPIHRAIPQRALRKVGAWCFLDHAGPAEPPPPGMQVGPHPHIGLQTFTWMIEGEVLHRDSLGSEQIIRPGQVNLMTAGHGIAHSEESQTVAVHAAQLWIALPESHRNCPPRFQHYPDLPQTRVGDLDATVLAGEALGLTAPAEVHSPLMGVDLVAAAGEQNARADLPLRPDFEHAVMSLSGHVLVEGQPLPEEELIYLPKGRSSVALECAPGSRLIVIGGEPMEEAILLWWNFVGRTTEEMQQAREQWETETATQAGSINGQPRRFGKPVASPLASLHAPSLEGLSLRASK; encoded by the coding sequence ATGAGCACACCCGCCACATCCTTACAACGTCTTCCAACCCGCATTGCCGATGTGGGTGGCATCCCCATCCACCGGGCGATTCCCCAGCGCGCTTTGCGCAAGGTCGGTGCCTGGTGTTTTCTCGATCATGCAGGGCCTGCCGAGCCGCCTCCGCCCGGTATGCAGGTGGGGCCGCATCCTCACATTGGCTTGCAAACTTTTACCTGGATGATCGAAGGCGAGGTGTTGCATCGCGACAGCCTGGGCAGCGAGCAAATCATCCGCCCCGGTCAAGTCAATCTGATGACGGCAGGACACGGCATCGCACATTCCGAGGAAAGCCAGACCGTGGCTGTGCATGCTGCCCAGCTCTGGATTGCCCTGCCCGAGAGCCATCGCAATTGTCCGCCGCGCTTTCAGCATTACCCCGATCTGCCCCAGACCCGTGTAGGCGACTTGGATGCCACGGTGCTGGCCGGTGAAGCGCTGGGCTTGACGGCTCCGGCCGAGGTTCACAGCCCGTTGATGGGCGTGGATCTGGTCGCTGCGGCTGGTGAGCAGAATGCCCGCGCCGACTTGCCGCTGCGCCCGGATTTTGAGCATGCCGTCATGAGTCTCTCGGGTCATGTGCTGGTGGAAGGCCAGCCGCTGCCCGAGGAGGAGTTGATCTATCTGCCCAAGGGCCGCAGCTCCGTAGCGCTGGAATGCGCTCCCGGTAGCCGTTTGATCGTGATTGGCGGTGAACCCATGGAGGAAGCCATCTTGCTGTGGTGGAACTTTGTCGGTCGCACTACCGAAGAAATGCAGCAGGCCCGCGAACAATGGGAAACTGAAACTGCGACCCAGGCGGGGAGCATCAATGGTCAGCCTCGCCGCTTTGGCAAGCCCGTGGCTTCCCCTCTAGCGTCTTTGCACGCACCTTCTCTTGAAGGTCTGAGCCTGCGTGCATCGAAATAA
- a CDS encoding nucleotidyltransferase family protein, whose amino-acid sequence MTTATSLPHASPFVQPPAMLLAAGRGERMRPLTDVTPKPLLTVQGLPLLQHHMQALAQAGVPRAVINTGWLGEQIPAYFSNAFAFSPKAQERKQLSLSYSTEPAQAFETAGGISRALPQLAEVFWLAAGDVYAPDFDFPAAAAQAFAQSSQLAHLWLVPNPAHNPRGDFGLSEAGLAMDLPEGDTRARYTYSTIALLKAELFAQPWFDLPPGNPQGLRAPLAPLLRLAMREGRVGASLYSGRWTDVGTPERLERLNRPD is encoded by the coding sequence ATGACTACCGCCACCTCCCTGCCCCACGCTTCGCCCTTTGTTCAGCCTCCTGCCATGCTGCTGGCCGCAGGCCGTGGCGAGCGCATGCGGCCGCTGACCGACGTCACGCCCAAGCCCTTGCTGACCGTGCAAGGCCTGCCCTTGCTGCAACACCATATGCAGGCGCTGGCACAAGCTGGCGTGCCGCGCGCCGTGATCAACACCGGCTGGCTGGGCGAGCAGATTCCCGCCTATTTCTCCAATGCTTTTGCTTTCAGCCCCAAGGCGCAAGAGCGTAAGCAGCTCTCACTTTCATACTCCACCGAGCCCGCACAGGCGTTTGAGACCGCCGGCGGCATCAGCCGCGCGCTGCCCCAGCTGGCCGAGGTGTTCTGGCTGGCCGCAGGCGATGTCTATGCGCCGGACTTTGACTTTCCCGCAGCGGCCGCCCAGGCCTTTGCGCAAAGCAGTCAGCTGGCCCATCTGTGGCTGGTGCCCAACCCGGCCCACAACCCGCGTGGCGACTTCGGCCTGAGCGAAGCGGGTCTGGCCATGGATTTGCCCGAGGGCGATACCCGGGCGCGCTACACCTACAGCACAATTGCGCTGCTCAAAGCCGAGCTGTTTGCCCAGCCCTGGTTTGACCTGCCTCCAGGCAACCCCCAAGGCCTGCGCGCGCCCCTGGCCCCGCTGCTGCGCCTGGCCATGCGCGAAGGCCGGGTGGGCGCCTCGCTGTACAGCGGACGCTGGACCGATGTGGGCACGCCCGAGCGGCTGGAGCGGCTCAACCGCCCCGATTAA
- a CDS encoding biopolymer transporter ExbD, whose amino-acid sequence MAFGRMSSRQGSEPPINAINVTPLVDVMLVLVVIFILAAPMLAASLRVQLPKADAAAPQSNVARSDALMLEVNPQGEIWIQGAAAPDAAVQQQLKSLGQRNPQAEIQLRADTSVPYGRVVQIMGWAHAAGLTHIGFVTEAGTDLAQSQVSHP is encoded by the coding sequence ATGGCATTTGGACGCATGAGCAGCCGCCAGGGTAGCGAGCCACCCATCAACGCCATCAATGTCACGCCACTGGTGGATGTGATGCTGGTGCTGGTGGTGATCTTCATTCTTGCCGCTCCCATGCTGGCCGCCAGCTTGCGCGTGCAACTGCCCAAGGCCGACGCGGCGGCACCGCAATCCAATGTGGCCCGCAGCGATGCACTGATGCTGGAAGTCAACCCGCAAGGCGAGATATGGATTCAGGGTGCAGCAGCGCCCGATGCCGCAGTCCAGCAGCAACTCAAGTCCCTGGGCCAGCGCAATCCGCAGGCCGAAATCCAGCTGCGCGCCGACACCAGCGTGCCTTATGGACGGGTGGTGCAGATCATGGGCTGGGCCCATGCCGCAGGTCTGACACACATAGGCTTTGTGACCGAGGCGGGCACCGACCTAGCGCAGTCCCAGGTTTCACATCCCTGA